From Amycolatopsis sp. YIM 10, the proteins below share one genomic window:
- a CDS encoding cell wall metabolism sensor histidine kinase WalK translates to MLRVRPRSLRLRLTLVVTLAVGLALTIASFVLVNSMSNTLFGGMAESAARQLDKVADAVERGQPLPPEEPSSATMILVEDKDGKLVASVPQTGMQAIERRPVSAERSRATGAVTEARPPAEDFEIVPARTVSTPQGEVRTVRAISRSGQITQSIDLVVNSLLVAAPVLTVFVGWLTWFAVDRALRPIEAVRRRAEAISHSTLDERLPEQDTGDEVGKLTSTLNRMLDRIASGARRQREFVSDASHELRTPLAAMRAELEVSLAHRDSADWRNVATRLLDDHRRLERLTGDLLTLARLDEAAVSRRAEAVQLDEIVAGEITAVRHAEVRPSLTPVRVTGVVPELVRLVRNLLDNADKHASGVVAVSLALDGRDAVFTVDDDGPGVPPDQRERVFDRFFRVDGSRDRASGGVGLGLALVRRIARSHGGEVTVTESPTLGGARFEVRVPGAVSGSARRSARTGRR, encoded by the coding sequence ATGCTTAGGGTGCGGCCGCGCTCGCTGCGCTTGCGGCTGACCCTGGTGGTCACCCTGGCGGTCGGTCTCGCCCTGACCATCGCCTCGTTCGTGCTGGTCAACAGCATGTCGAACACGTTGTTCGGCGGAATGGCCGAAAGCGCGGCCCGGCAGCTCGACAAGGTGGCCGACGCGGTGGAGCGCGGGCAGCCGCTGCCGCCGGAGGAGCCGTCGTCGGCAACGATGATCCTGGTCGAGGACAAGGACGGGAAGCTGGTCGCGTCGGTGCCGCAGACCGGGATGCAGGCGATCGAACGCCGTCCCGTGTCGGCCGAGCGGTCGCGCGCGACCGGGGCCGTCACCGAAGCCCGCCCGCCAGCCGAGGACTTCGAGATCGTGCCGGCGCGCACGGTCTCCACCCCGCAGGGCGAGGTGCGCACGGTGCGCGCGATCTCGCGGTCGGGGCAGATCACCCAGAGCATCGACCTGGTGGTGAACTCGCTGCTGGTGGCCGCGCCGGTGCTGACCGTTTTTGTCGGCTGGCTGACCTGGTTCGCGGTGGACCGCGCGCTGCGCCCGATCGAGGCGGTGCGGCGGCGCGCCGAGGCGATCAGTCACTCCACTTTGGACGAACGACTGCCCGAGCAGGACACCGGCGACGAGGTCGGCAAGCTGACCAGCACGCTGAACCGGATGCTCGACCGCATCGCGTCGGGCGCGCGGCGGCAGCGCGAGTTCGTCTCGGACGCCTCCCACGAGCTGCGCACACCGCTGGCGGCGATGCGGGCGGAGCTGGAGGTCTCGCTGGCGCACCGGGACAGCGCCGACTGGCGGAACGTGGCGACCCGCCTGCTCGACGACCACCGCCGCCTGGAACGGCTCACCGGCGACCTGCTCACCCTGGCGCGGCTCGACGAGGCCGCGGTCTCGCGTCGAGCGGAAGCCGTGCAATTGGACGAGATCGTCGCGGGAGAGATCACCGCGGTGCGTCACGCGGAGGTCCGCCCGTCACTGACCCCGGTGCGGGTGACCGGTGTGGTGCCCGAGCTGGTGCGCTTGGTGCGGAACCTGCTGGACAACGCGGACAAGCACGCGTCGGGCGTGGTCGCCGTTTCGCTGGCCCTGGACGGCCGGGACGCCGTCTTCACCGTCGACGACGACGGTCCCGGCGTGCCGCCGGACCAGCGGGAGCGCGTGTTCGACCGCTTCTTCCGCGTCGACGGCAGCCGGGACCGCGCCAGCGGCGGTGTCGGCCTCGGCCTGGCACTGGTGCGCCGGATCGCCCGCAGTCACGGCGGCGAGGTCACCGTGACCGAATCCCCGACCTTGGGCGGTGCCCGCTTCGAGGTCCGCGTGCCCGGGGCTGTCAGCGGCAGCGCCAGACGGTCGGCTCGTACCGGCCGCCGTTGA
- a CDS encoding response regulator transcription factor yields the protein MRVLVVEDDVRLAEVLSSGLTAEGFDVDVVHDGFDGYWQAREGAHDVVVLDVLLPSISGYTVAKRLRAEEVWTPVLMLTAKDGEYDEADGLDVGADDYLRKPFSFVVLVARLRALARRGATPRPRLLSHGGLSLDPESGECMVNGKQLTLQPRERALLEALLRNRNRVMSKDRLLNAVWGLDSAGDTNLVEVYVSYLRRKIGAARIETIRSLGYRLVDPDA from the coding sequence ATGCGGGTTCTGGTGGTCGAGGACGACGTCCGCCTCGCCGAGGTGCTGTCGTCGGGACTCACGGCCGAGGGCTTCGACGTGGACGTGGTCCACGACGGGTTCGACGGCTACTGGCAGGCCCGGGAAGGCGCGCACGACGTGGTCGTGCTCGACGTGCTGCTGCCCTCGATAAGCGGCTACACCGTGGCCAAGCGGCTGCGGGCCGAAGAGGTGTGGACGCCGGTGCTGATGCTCACCGCGAAGGACGGTGAGTACGACGAGGCCGACGGTCTCGACGTCGGTGCCGACGACTACCTCCGCAAGCCGTTCTCGTTCGTGGTGCTGGTGGCGCGGTTGCGGGCGCTGGCCCGGCGCGGGGCGACCCCGCGGCCGCGGCTGCTCAGCCACGGCGGGCTCTCCCTCGACCCGGAGTCCGGCGAGTGCATGGTCAACGGCAAGCAGTTGACGCTGCAGCCGCGTGAGCGCGCGCTGCTGGAGGCGCTGCTGCGCAACCGCAACCGGGTGATGTCGAAGGACCGCCTGCTCAACGCGGTCTGGGGGCTGGACTCGGCCGGGGACACGAACCTGGTCGAGGTGTACGTGTCCTACCTGCGCCGCAAGATCGGCGCGGCCCGCATCGAGACGATCCGCAGCCTCGGTTACCGGCTGGTGGACCCGGATGCTTAG
- a CDS encoding 3-oxoacyl-ACP synthase III family protein yields the protein MGARQTYVLAAGTAFPGPLVDNAALAARFGTTGAWQQWVDTFIGTRTRHLAVDPETGKRHATLADLGEEAGRRALTGAGLAPGDIDLVVLGSATPDQLMPATVNLIADRLGIDQVPTYQLQSGCTGAVQALDLARQLLSTGRHRNALVLGGDVCVKHLDFDTDFAALPPAQQVNFILFGDGAGAAVLSTEPGPEAVELRHVFVRLVGLGRAPGQVVEWFGVADRDDDRAPVLEDYKAIEESVPGLAAEALEEILDELDWSGGDLDYLLPPQLSGKMTETIVERLGVPDAHEVSCVAETGNIGNAMPFVQLEKVLPWLSQGDRVAGIAIESSKWIKSGFAVEKI from the coding sequence ATGGGCGCCCGTCAAACGTACGTCCTGGCCGCGGGCACGGCCTTTCCCGGGCCGCTGGTGGACAACGCGGCACTGGCCGCCCGCTTCGGCACCACCGGCGCCTGGCAGCAGTGGGTGGACACCTTCATCGGCACCCGCACCCGCCACCTCGCGGTCGACCCGGAGACCGGCAAACGCCACGCGACGCTGGCCGACCTCGGTGAGGAAGCCGGGCGGCGGGCACTGACCGGGGCCGGGCTGGCCCCCGGCGACATCGACCTGGTGGTGCTGGGCAGCGCCACCCCCGACCAGCTGATGCCCGCCACGGTGAACCTGATCGCCGACCGGCTCGGCATCGACCAGGTACCCACCTACCAGCTCCAGTCCGGCTGCACCGGCGCGGTGCAGGCGCTCGACCTGGCCCGGCAGCTGCTGTCCACCGGACGGCACCGCAACGCGCTCGTGCTCGGCGGTGACGTCTGCGTCAAGCACCTCGACTTCGACACCGACTTCGCCGCGCTGCCGCCCGCGCAGCAGGTGAACTTCATCCTTTTCGGTGACGGCGCCGGCGCGGCCGTGCTCAGCACCGAGCCGGGCCCCGAAGCGGTGGAACTGCGGCACGTGTTCGTCCGGCTGGTCGGTCTGGGCCGCGCGCCGGGCCAGGTGGTCGAGTGGTTCGGCGTGGCCGACCGGGACGACGACCGGGCACCGGTGCTGGAGGACTACAAGGCCATCGAGGAGTCGGTGCCCGGGCTGGCCGCCGAGGCACTGGAGGAGATCCTCGACGAACTGGACTGGTCCGGTGGTGATCTCGACTACCTGCTGCCGCCGCAGCTGTCCGGGAAGATGACCGAGACCATCGTCGAACGGCTCGGCGTGCCGGACGCGCACGAGGTCAGCTGCGTGGCCGAGACCGGCAACATCGGCAACGCGATGCCGTTCGTGCAGCTGGAGAAGGTGCTGCCGTGGCTGTCGCAGGGCGACCGGGTGGCCGGGATCGCCATCGAGTCGAGCAAGTGGATCAAGTCCGGCTTCGCGGTGGAGAAGATCTGA
- a CDS encoding HAD family hydrolase: MDFFTAYREGRLAGAYHRVPALLADLAPAELARAGRLLARLDVDDSEATVVRVAITGHGTLSPLVPSLTAEVARHGLLLRPTVGDFGGYLTELSDPDSDIYRAEAELTLCVLDAEAIFAEVPVPWRPADVRAVLDEKLSFLDKLASIFEANSKGTLVLNTLPLPRRFTAQLVDHRSRAELGALWREANARLLRFGEQHPGVLVVDLEPLLAEGIPVEDPRMAVYAKMHLSAELLARYAREIGHLARSTAGRTKKCLVLDLDGTLWGGILGEDGHDGVEVAESHHGEAFRAFQRVVKQIGSQGVLLAVVSKNDLAPVRRALTENPQMTLDENDFVRIIANWQPKHDNLRQLAADLNLGVDSFAFVDDSTLECGLVRDALPAVAVLPVTGDPALHVGTLLADGWFDVRELTVEDRARVDKYREDLSRKDFLDSFDSIEQYLAELGVRVRFAPATEKELPRVSQLSLRTNQFNLTTRRLQQPEVRELADDPDWQVLAIRSSDRFGDNGLVGVIFAKREGNSLHLENFILSCRVFSRGIEQACLSALLHHAREHGITEVFGSYRPTAKNGKVADFYARYGFTPLPESDGVTRFRHDLGEIVEAPAHVDLDFDPDFGGTLQ; encoded by the coding sequence ATGGACTTCTTCACCGCCTACCGGGAGGGACGGCTCGCCGGTGCCTACCACCGCGTGCCCGCACTGCTGGCCGATCTCGCCCCCGCGGAACTCGCGCGGGCCGGTCGGCTGCTCGCCCGGCTGGACGTCGACGACAGCGAGGCGACCGTGGTGCGGGTGGCGATCACCGGGCACGGCACGCTTTCCCCGCTGGTGCCGTCGCTGACCGCCGAGGTGGCCAGGCACGGGCTGCTGCTGCGCCCCACGGTCGGCGACTTCGGCGGCTACCTCACCGAACTGTCCGATCCGGACAGTGACATCTACCGCGCCGAGGCCGAACTCACCCTCTGCGTGCTCGACGCCGAGGCGATCTTCGCCGAGGTACCGGTGCCGTGGCGACCGGCCGACGTGCGCGCGGTGCTCGACGAGAAGCTGTCCTTCCTGGACAAACTGGCGTCGATCTTCGAGGCGAACAGCAAGGGCACGCTGGTGCTGAACACCTTGCCGCTGCCACGCCGGTTCACCGCGCAACTGGTCGACCACCGCTCGCGCGCGGAACTCGGCGCGCTGTGGCGCGAAGCCAACGCACGCCTGCTGCGCTTCGGCGAGCAACACCCCGGCGTGCTGGTGGTCGATCTCGAACCACTGCTGGCCGAGGGCATCCCGGTCGAGGACCCGCGAATGGCCGTCTACGCGAAGATGCACCTGTCGGCGGAACTGCTCGCCCGTTATGCCCGCGAGATCGGGCATCTGGCCAGGAGCACCGCCGGGCGCACGAAGAAGTGCCTGGTGCTCGACCTCGACGGCACGTTGTGGGGCGGCATCCTCGGCGAGGACGGCCACGACGGCGTCGAGGTCGCGGAAAGTCACCACGGTGAGGCGTTCCGCGCGTTCCAGCGGGTGGTCAAGCAGATCGGGTCACAGGGCGTGTTGCTCGCGGTGGTGAGCAAGAACGATCTCGCCCCGGTGCGGCGCGCGCTCACCGAAAACCCGCAGATGACGCTGGACGAGAACGACTTCGTCCGGATCATCGCGAACTGGCAGCCCAAGCACGACAACCTCCGGCAGCTGGCCGCCGACCTCAATCTCGGCGTCGATTCGTTCGCCTTCGTCGACGACAGCACGCTGGAATGCGGCCTGGTCCGCGACGCGCTCCCGGCGGTGGCGGTGCTGCCGGTGACCGGTGACCCGGCGCTGCACGTGGGCACCCTGCTCGCCGACGGCTGGTTCGACGTGCGCGAACTGACCGTCGAAGACCGCGCCAGGGTGGACAAGTACCGCGAGGATCTGTCCAGAAAGGACTTCCTGGACAGCTTCGACTCGATCGAGCAGTACCTGGCCGAACTCGGCGTGCGGGTGCGGTTCGCCCCGGCGACCGAAAAGGAACTCCCGCGCGTTTCCCAGCTGTCGCTTCGCACCAACCAGTTCAACCTGACCACCCGGCGGTTGCAGCAGCCCGAGGTCCGGGAGCTGGCCGACGACCCCGACTGGCAGGTGCTCGCCATCCGATCGAGCGACCGGTTCGGGGACAACGGTCTGGTCGGGGTGATTTTCGCGAAACGCGAGGGAAATTCACTTCACCTCGAGAACTTCATCCTCAGTTGCCGGGTTTTCTCCCGCGGCATCGAGCAGGCGTGCCTTTCGGCGCTGTTGCACCACGCCCGTGAGCACGGCATAACCGAGGTTTTCGGCAGTTACCGGCCGACCGCGAAGAACGGCAAGGTCGCCGATTTCTACGCCCGCTACGGCTTCACCCCGCTGCCCGAATCCGACGGCGTCACCCGGTTCCGGCACGACCTCGGCGAAATCGTCGAAGCCCCCGCCCACGTCGACCTCGACTTCGACCCCGACTTCGGAGGAACCCTCCAGTGA
- a CDS encoding acyl carrier protein encodes MNTVDDLVTLVRDELGLPVTTSDAARSLDELPGWDSVYLLWLLTVVEKKTGRPVSLPDLLEAGSLEDVYSLVAA; translated from the coding sequence GTGAACACAGTGGACGATCTGGTCACGCTGGTCCGTGACGAGCTTGGCCTGCCGGTCACCACCTCCGACGCCGCGCGCAGCCTGGACGAGCTTCCCGGTTGGGATTCGGTGTACCTGCTGTGGCTGCTGACCGTGGTGGAGAAGAAGACCGGCAGGCCGGTGTCGCTGCCGGACCTGCTCGAAGCGGGCAGCCTCGAAGACGTGTACTCGCTGGTGGCGGCATGA
- a CDS encoding 2-oxo acid dehydrogenase subunit E2: MNFPAIARERRHTLYFLREIRRFSPVFLDTEVDMTAVAGHREKAKAAGTRISVITYVVHSAARVLARHPDANAAVHGGLFARVARYGGVAAKVTLDKRINGQRVVLSTVLDRVHEEGLAAIQSRVDHFRDGDPETMPEFAGARKLHRLPPWLGRVLFAMAVRPLEVRAARFGTFAVTSLGHRPVDGFHSVGGTTVTLGLGRITDRPVVRDGEITVAPVMRLNLAFDHRVIDGAEAADVLAEIKQGLESFPAHHPHPREATTVGGAEK; encoded by the coding sequence ATGAACTTCCCGGCGATCGCCAGAGAACGGCGGCACACGCTCTACTTCCTGCGTGAGATCCGGCGGTTCTCGCCGGTCTTCCTGGACACCGAGGTCGACATGACCGCGGTGGCCGGGCACCGCGAGAAGGCGAAGGCGGCGGGCACGCGGATCTCCGTCATCACCTACGTGGTGCACTCGGCCGCGCGCGTGCTCGCCAGGCATCCCGACGCGAACGCGGCGGTCCACGGTGGACTGTTCGCCAGGGTGGCCAGGTACGGCGGGGTGGCCGCGAAGGTCACCCTGGACAAGCGGATCAACGGGCAGCGCGTGGTGCTGTCCACCGTGCTCGACCGGGTGCACGAGGAGGGCCTGGCCGCGATCCAGTCCAGAGTGGACCACTTCCGCGACGGCGATCCGGAGACCATGCCCGAGTTCGCCGGGGCCCGCAAGCTGCACCGGCTGCCACCGTGGCTGGGGCGGGTGCTTTTCGCCATGGCGGTGCGCCCGCTCGAAGTGCGGGCGGCCAGGTTCGGCACCTTCGCCGTCACCTCACTGGGACACCGTCCGGTGGACGGCTTCCACTCGGTCGGCGGCACCACCGTCACGCTCGGCCTCGGCCGGATCACCGACCGGCCGGTGGTGCGTGACGGCGAGATCACCGTCGCCCCGGTGATGCGGTTGAACCTGGCCTTCGACCACCGGGTGATCGACGGCGCGGAGGCCGCCGACGTGCTCGCCGAGATCAAGCAGGGCCTCGAAAGTTTCCCCGCACACCACCCCCACCCCCGCGAGGCGACGACGGTCGGCGGGGCCGAAAAATAG
- a CDS encoding cytochrome P450, protein MTKDPETPEFPMARRCPFDPPSEYAKLRETEPVSRAQLPDGTPAWLLTRYADARAALAHPTISADITKPGFPPLIPIQKDIVKQGHKPPFMRQDPPEHTLYRRMLIPEFTVRRMKVLRPAIERIVDEQLDHLLAQERPADLVTHLALPVPSLVICRTLGVPYADHEFFQDKTGVLLSFDSTPDEVAKAMTEIRAFLGDLISEKQRNPDEDLVSSLVHNHLEKGEVTRENLLATILLLLNAGHETTANMISLGTLALLENPDQLAALRADPELVGSAVEEMLRYLSIGDIVPARIATEDIELGGTTIKAGEGLIALLGAADWDPEVFPSPEVFDIQRGARNHIAFGYGVHQCVGQNLARLELEILFRKLISRIPTLRLAAPVEDLPYKRQGAVYGLHALPVAW, encoded by the coding sequence ATGACCAAGGATCCGGAGACGCCGGAGTTTCCGATGGCCCGCAGGTGCCCGTTCGATCCCCCGTCCGAGTACGCCAAGCTGCGCGAGACCGAACCGGTCAGCCGCGCGCAGCTGCCCGACGGCACCCCGGCCTGGCTGCTCACCCGGTACGCCGACGCCCGCGCCGCACTGGCCCATCCCACCATCAGCGCGGACATCACCAAACCGGGATTCCCGCCGCTGATCCCGATCCAGAAGGACATCGTCAAGCAGGGCCACAAACCGCCGTTCATGCGGCAGGACCCGCCGGAGCACACGCTGTACCGCCGGATGCTCATCCCGGAGTTCACCGTGCGGCGGATGAAGGTGCTGCGCCCGGCCATCGAGCGGATCGTCGACGAGCAGCTCGACCACCTGCTGGCGCAGGAGCGGCCCGCCGACCTGGTCACCCACCTGGCGCTTCCGGTGCCGTCGCTGGTGATCTGCCGGACGCTCGGCGTGCCCTACGCCGACCACGAGTTCTTCCAGGACAAAACCGGCGTGCTGCTCTCCTTCGACAGCACCCCGGACGAGGTGGCCAAGGCGATGACCGAGATCAGGGCCTTTCTCGGCGACCTGATCAGCGAGAAGCAGCGCAACCCGGACGAGGACCTGGTCAGCAGCCTGGTGCACAACCACCTGGAAAAGGGCGAGGTCACCAGGGAGAACCTGCTGGCCACGATTCTGCTGCTGCTCAACGCCGGGCACGAGACCACGGCGAACATGATTTCCCTCGGCACGCTGGCGCTGCTGGAAAATCCCGACCAGCTGGCGGCGTTGCGCGCCGATCCCGAACTGGTCGGGTCCGCGGTGGAGGAAATGCTGCGTTACCTGAGCATCGGCGACATCGTGCCGGCCCGCATCGCCACCGAGGACATCGAGCTGGGTGGAACAACGATCAAGGCGGGAGAGGGCTTGATCGCGCTGCTCGGTGCCGCGGACTGGGATCCTGAGGTTTTCCCCAGTCCTGAGGTGTTCGACATCCAGCGGGGTGCGCGCAATCACATCGCCTTCGGCTACGGGGTGCACCAGTGCGTCGGGCAGAACCTGGCCCGGCTGGAACTGGAAATCCTGTTCCGCAAGCTGATCTCGCGCATTCCCACGTTGCGCCTGGCCGCGCCGGTGGAGGACCTGCCATACAAACGCCAGGGCGCGGTCTACGGTTTGCACGCGCTGCCGGTCGCCTGGTAG
- a CDS encoding LuxR family transcriptional regulator, with product MELVEREEQLRVLGLLLNETLVRKGQVALLDGPAASGKTELLRVFAERAQKSGVLFLSALCSRSERALPFGVISQLVHSAVLPADLHARLVRLLDEGVAEALAARSRPEPAELGQVFHGISLAMLELAALDPLLIGVDDLRHVDTLSLQCLLYLIRRLRSARVLAVLTDDIDPVPSQRPFGAELLRQPHFQRVRVAPLSEAGVARLLAERTDLPAELAPEFHAATGGNPLLLASLAEDHRELGTARPEGYGLAVLSCLHRGDPVRTRVARAVAVLGGDGSPETLAALAGAEPDVVRQSCAALTAAGVLDTGVFRHPVGRQAVLDDLAPDERIELHRRAARLLQEVGASAMTVAGHLIEAGDVQPSWAVTVLLEAAEQALLSDRMELAADSLRLAHRASLGEEDRAAIRARLAYAEWQVNPAAAAEHLAPLAAAMRADQLNRRDCIVLIRQLLWHGRADEAMDLLDRLRSSVREQHTEAAAELRHTELWLTSVHPPLASRRPPAHPAGPQPALVTPKADPGLQATAMLADVLARGRSHEAVDQAEAVLRDIDLNRSTSWAEESAMLALLVLITAGRAKNAADWCDRLLGAAEHRRAPVWRAMFASARATIAVRQGELAAAAEHAELALTQMARKSWGVAIGLPLGSLILAKTRMGRFEEAAQLVTYTVPDAMFQSRYGLPYLYARGNYYLATNHHHAALADFLSCGELMQGWRLEVAGLVPWRTSAAEAWLRLGNLEQARLLVHDQLAQPGTDGFRTRGASLRLLAALSPSPRRLPLLTEALELFESAGDCYEQARVLVDLSRVHYEADDKRRARKVFRRAWHLAKVCDAQPLCAELLSASSDLSTGAGAGEDTAGITSLTSSERRVAALAVIGYTNREIAGKLHITASTVEQHLTRVYRKLNVKRRNDLPLDLRTEPAPRIRLA from the coding sequence ATGGAACTGGTGGAACGAGAGGAGCAGTTGCGTGTGCTCGGGCTGCTGCTCAACGAAACACTGGTCAGGAAAGGTCAGGTCGCGCTACTCGACGGCCCGGCCGCCAGCGGAAAAACGGAACTGCTGCGGGTGTTCGCCGAACGCGCGCAGAAATCGGGGGTGCTATTCCTGAGTGCGCTGTGCTCGCGGTCCGAGCGCGCGCTGCCCTTCGGCGTGATCAGCCAGCTGGTGCACAGCGCGGTGCTGCCCGCCGACCTGCACGCGCGGCTGGTGCGCCTGCTCGACGAGGGCGTGGCGGAGGCGCTCGCCGCCCGGTCGCGGCCGGAGCCGGCCGAGCTGGGCCAGGTGTTCCACGGCATTTCGCTGGCCATGCTGGAACTCGCCGCGCTCGATCCGCTGCTGATCGGGGTGGACGACCTGCGGCACGTGGACACGCTGTCCTTGCAGTGCCTGCTGTACCTGATCCGCCGCCTGCGCTCGGCCAGGGTGCTGGCGGTGCTGACCGACGACATCGATCCGGTGCCCTCGCAGCGCCCGTTCGGCGCGGAACTGCTGCGCCAGCCGCACTTCCAGCGCGTCAGGGTGGCGCCGCTGTCGGAGGCGGGGGTGGCGCGGCTGCTGGCCGAGCGCACCGACCTGCCCGCCGAGCTGGCACCGGAGTTCCACGCCGCCACCGGTGGGAACCCGCTGCTGCTGGCGTCGCTGGCCGAGGACCACCGCGAACTGGGCACCGCCCGGCCGGAGGGCTACGGCCTGGCCGTGCTGAGCTGCCTGCACCGCGGTGACCCGGTCCGGACGCGGGTCGCCCGCGCGGTGGCCGTGCTCGGCGGGGACGGTTCCCCCGAAACGCTGGCCGCGCTGGCCGGTGCCGAGCCGGACGTGGTGCGGCAGAGCTGTGCCGCGCTGACCGCGGCCGGGGTGCTCGACACCGGCGTCTTCCGGCATCCGGTCGGCAGGCAGGCGGTGCTCGACGACCTCGCCCCGGACGAGCGGATCGAGCTGCACCGGCGGGCCGCGCGGCTGCTGCAGGAGGTGGGCGCGTCCGCGATGACGGTGGCCGGTCACCTGATCGAGGCCGGGGACGTCCAGCCGTCGTGGGCGGTCACCGTGTTGCTGGAAGCGGCCGAACAGGCGCTGCTGTCCGACCGGATGGAACTGGCCGCCGACTCGCTGCGACTGGCCCACCGCGCCAGCCTCGGCGAGGAGGACCGGGCGGCCATCCGGGCCCGCCTGGCCTACGCCGAATGGCAGGTGAACCCGGCCGCCGCGGCCGAGCACCTCGCCCCGCTCGCCGCGGCCATGCGGGCCGACCAGCTCAACCGGCGCGACTGCATCGTGCTGATCCGGCAGCTGCTCTGGCACGGCCGCGCCGACGAGGCGATGGACCTGCTCGACCGCCTGCGCTCGTCAGTGCGCGAGCAGCACACCGAGGCCGCGGCCGAACTGCGGCACACCGAGCTGTGGCTGACCAGCGTGCACCCGCCACTGGCCAGCCGCAGGCCGCCGGCGCACCCGGCCGGGCCGCAGCCCGCGCTGGTCACCCCCAAGGCCGACCCCGGCCTGCAGGCCACCGCGATGCTGGCCGACGTGCTCGCGCGCGGGCGCAGCCACGAGGCGGTCGACCAGGCCGAGGCGGTGCTGCGGGACATCGACCTGAACCGCAGCACGTCGTGGGCCGAGGAGTCGGCCATGCTCGCGCTGCTGGTGCTGATCACCGCCGGGCGGGCGAAGAACGCGGCGGACTGGTGCGACCGGCTGCTCGGCGCGGCCGAGCACCGGCGGGCCCCGGTGTGGCGGGCGATGTTCGCCAGCGCCCGCGCCACCATCGCGGTGCGCCAGGGCGAACTGGCCGCGGCCGCCGAGCACGCCGAACTCGCGCTGACCCAGATGGCCCGCAAGTCCTGGGGCGTGGCGATCGGCCTTCCGCTGGGCAGCCTGATCCTGGCGAAGACCCGGATGGGCCGGTTCGAGGAGGCCGCGCAGCTGGTCACCTACACGGTGCCGGACGCGATGTTCCAGAGCCGGTACGGGCTGCCGTACCTGTACGCACGCGGGAACTACTACCTGGCCACGAACCACCACCACGCCGCACTGGCGGATTTCCTGTCCTGCGGGGAACTGATGCAGGGCTGGCGGCTGGAGGTGGCCGGACTGGTGCCGTGGCGGACCTCGGCCGCGGAAGCGTGGCTGCGACTGGGCAATCTGGAGCAGGCGCGGCTGCTCGTGCACGACCAGCTGGCACAACCGGGTACCGACGGCTTCCGCACGCGCGGAGCGTCCCTGCGCCTGCTGGCGGCACTGAGCCCGTCACCGCGGCGCCTGCCGTTGCTCACCGAAGCGCTGGAACTGTTCGAATCGGCCGGTGACTGCTACGAACAGGCGCGGGTACTGGTCGATCTGAGCCGGGTCCACTACGAAGCCGACGACAAGCGGCGGGCGCGGAAGGTGTTCCGGCGGGCGTGGCACCTGGCGAAGGTGTGCGACGCGCAACCGTTGTGCGCGGAGCTGCTGTCCGCGAGCAGCGATCTGTCCACAGGGGCCGGTGCCGGTGAGGACACCGCCGGCATCACCTCGCTGACCAGTTCGGAACGCCGCGTCGCGGCGCTGGCGGTGATCGGCTACACGAACCGGGAGATCGCCGGCAAGTTGCACATCACCGCGAGCACGGTGGAACAGCACCTGACCCGGGTGTACCGCAAGCTCAACGTGAAACGGCGCAACGACCTGCCGCTGGACCTGCGCACCGAGCCGGCACCGCGGATTCGCCTGGCATAA